In Paenibacillus sp. FSL R7-0345, a single window of DNA contains:
- a CDS encoding GNAT family N-acetyltransferase — protein sequence MVHTLSIPTRNENLLHNLLHLWEESVRSTHLFLSEKDIAALRPLVLQGLSGISQLLVYSTEGETPLGFIGIQDHKIEMLFISPEAMGQGIGKKLVTHAIDALKVSSVDVNEQNPQALGFYEHMGFYVAERSALDEQGKPFPILHMKLR from the coding sequence ATGGTCCACACTCTGTCCATACCCACCCGCAACGAGAACCTGCTCCATAACCTGCTCCATCTCTGGGAAGAATCCGTGCGCTCTACACATCTTTTTCTATCGGAAAAAGACATTGCCGCCCTGCGTCCACTTGTGCTGCAAGGGCTCAGCGGAATCAGCCAGCTACTGGTTTATTCCACTGAAGGTGAGACGCCGCTCGGCTTCATAGGCATACAAGACCATAAAATCGAAATGCTGTTCATAAGCCCTGAAGCCATGGGGCAGGGTATCGGCAAAAAGCTCGTTACTCATGCCATCGATGCCCTTAAAGTCAGCAGCGTGGATGTAAACGAACAGAATCCTCAGGCGCTCGGCTTTTATGAACATATGGGATTTTATGTGGCCGAACGGTCTGCACTCGATGAGCAAGGCAAACCGTTTCCGATCCTGCATATGAAATTGCGCTAA
- a CDS encoding helix-turn-helix transcriptional regulator yields the protein MSEQREAHMGEKIRRLRKQLGWTQEELAYRAGIDTSYLGQIERGKRRSPTLGMIGKIADSLSVDSSLLLEQPEAEAADKGGIPWSDIPERVALELRQRSPNEQLMFYRILQIIQQFLK from the coding sequence ATGAGCGAGCAGCGTGAAGCGCATATGGGAGAGAAGATACGTAGGCTGCGCAAACAATTGGGCTGGACGCAGGAGGAGCTGGCGTACAGGGCGGGGATTGATACTTCTTATCTGGGGCAGATCGAACGGGGGAAGCGGCGTTCGCCCACACTGGGGATGATCGGAAAAATAGCCGATTCGCTTTCGGTAGACAGCAGTTTACTTTTGGAGCAGCCTGAGGCTGAAGCGGCAGACAAGGGAGGGATACCCTGGTCTGATATACCGGAACGAGTTGCACTTGAACTAAGGCAGAGAAGCCCAAATGAGCAACTGATGTTCTACCGGATTCTTCAGATTATCCAGCAGTTTTTGAAATAG
- a CDS encoding dynamin family protein, whose amino-acid sequence MSSVMNVAVPAAFEEQMLALVEKFEALNLNVAASGGYYKDRADRIAKQLSEKEFRITVVGDFSAGKSTFLNALIGKDILPHAVTETTATVTYIRNVPLDHPSADTIVVHFNDNKRPDTVLNLKENPDALKMYTTTQSSLNVASDISHVDIYVNFKNTDEKVVFIDTPGLNGLAKGHRDLTMHEIKQAHASICLFHLRSLAQNNLEFLQVLRKHQSSFLFVLNFIDEIKSSEGDTVEQKLQWLQEQLQVNLPEDRTGADVRIRAFGVSALKAIVSKDHSIPRLYSTDLVNLTPEDRERLMQESLFQEFEDYLWKEVLYGEKDRVFRHSLYSAFQSLLEEISEEMAKAISFNQLQLNEQETLDIERRLVQIDEFSVRNWEKLSHYMNSRHSGLEKLVKEKIAEDVAFILTQIREKVSGDDFEAFELAIQHNTYSNLVENKISSASYEYQYYLNEILEEVYQTSILKAQEYAPSVEINTEGNLVIKAVQFDGSQYKFEKQMDKLQLKKSDYAAETMKITVEQEDMVKELKQIELREKKAKSGILEAATNETTEQNRLGREPEVQQYTETRYRTVERHRFSPARLFGSSTYEEAYTATVTDTSARDQWQRNKRQIQDKYAKITDELQQESIELRIRKKQFETKAVQHKDMLARLQTKLLQVDEDIRRKQIEHEEIMLKARNEFLRSEKRRLLEQIEKFLNERIYYALLDSTKHNVEENMTSIRGQVQVYYERNQEQARQRLQMMLQSSRDEMQQQLAPYEALQQTVSQLYEELKDIQLPRTAVIND is encoded by the coding sequence ATGAGTAGCGTTATGAATGTAGCTGTGCCAGCGGCTTTTGAAGAGCAGATGCTTGCGTTAGTGGAGAAATTTGAAGCTTTGAACCTGAATGTAGCGGCCTCCGGAGGTTATTACAAAGATAGGGCCGATCGGATTGCCAAGCAATTGTCAGAGAAGGAATTCCGGATTACGGTAGTCGGGGATTTTAGTGCCGGCAAATCTACCTTTTTGAATGCGCTGATCGGCAAGGATATTCTGCCTCATGCGGTAACGGAGACGACAGCTACAGTCACCTATATCCGTAATGTTCCTTTGGATCATCCCTCCGCCGATACCATTGTGGTGCATTTTAACGATAACAAGCGGCCTGATACAGTGCTTAATCTGAAAGAGAATCCCGATGCCCTCAAAATGTATACGACCACACAGTCGAGTCTGAATGTAGCGTCCGATATCTCGCATGTAGACATCTACGTTAACTTCAAGAATACGGACGAGAAGGTTGTCTTTATTGATACACCGGGCTTGAATGGTCTTGCCAAGGGCCACCGCGATTTAACGATGCATGAAATCAAGCAGGCGCATGCCAGCATCTGTCTGTTCCATCTCCGCAGCCTGGCCCAGAACAATCTGGAATTTCTGCAGGTTCTCCGGAAGCATCAGAGCTCTTTTTTGTTTGTGCTGAATTTTATTGATGAGATCAAAAGCTCGGAGGGAGATACGGTCGAGCAGAAGCTGCAGTGGCTGCAGGAGCAGTTGCAGGTGAATCTGCCGGAGGACCGTACCGGAGCGGATGTGCGCATAAGAGCGTTCGGGGTGTCTGCGCTTAAGGCGATTGTGTCCAAGGATCATTCCATTCCCAGGCTGTACAGCACGGACCTGGTGAATCTGACTCCAGAAGACCGGGAACGGCTAATGCAGGAATCGCTGTTTCAGGAATTTGAGGACTATTTATGGAAGGAGGTTCTGTATGGGGAGAAGGACCGGGTCTTCCGGCATTCCTTATACAGTGCTTTTCAGAGCCTGCTGGAGGAAATTTCAGAGGAAATGGCCAAGGCAATCTCCTTCAATCAGCTGCAGCTGAACGAACAGGAGACGCTTGATATCGAGCGGAGACTGGTTCAGATTGATGAATTCTCCGTCAGAAACTGGGAGAAGCTTAGTCACTATATGAACAGCCGCCATTCCGGTCTGGAGAAGCTGGTAAAAGAGAAGATTGCTGAGGATGTCGCGTTTATTCTGACACAGATCCGGGAGAAAGTGAGCGGCGATGATTTCGAAGCGTTTGAACTGGCGATACAGCACAATACATACAGCAACCTGGTGGAGAACAAGATCAGTAGCGCGTCCTATGAATACCAGTATTATTTAAATGAGATTTTGGAAGAAGTCTATCAGACCTCTATTCTAAAAGCGCAGGAATACGCACCTTCGGTGGAGATTAATACGGAAGGCAACTTGGTTATTAAGGCCGTACAGTTTGATGGCAGCCAGTATAAATTTGAGAAGCAAATGGACAAGCTGCAGCTCAAAAAAAGCGATTATGCAGCCGAGACTATGAAAATTACGGTTGAACAGGAAGACATGGTCAAGGAGCTTAAGCAGATCGAGCTGAGGGAGAAAAAGGCCAAGAGCGGAATCCTTGAGGCAGCAACCAATGAGACTACGGAGCAAAACCGTCTCGGCAGGGAGCCGGAGGTGCAGCAATACACAGAAACCCGCTACCGGACAGTGGAAAGACATAGATTTAGTCCAGCCCGTTTGTTTGGCAGCAGTACATATGAGGAGGCCTATACAGCGACCGTAACGGATACATCGGCGCGGGATCAGTGGCAGAGGAATAAACGGCAGATTCAGGATAAATATGCCAAGATCACGGATGAGCTGCAGCAGGAAAGTATCGAATTGCGGATCAGAAAAAAGCAGTTTGAGACCAAGGCTGTTCAGCATAAGGATATGCTGGCCAGACTGCAGACGAAGCTGCTGCAGGTGGACGAAGACATCAGACGCAAGCAGATTGAACATGAGGAGATCATGCTGAAGGCGCGGAATGAATTTCTGCGCTCCGAGAAGCGCCGCCTGCTCGAGCAGATTGAGAAGTTTCTCAATGAGCGGATCTATTATGCCCTTCTGGATTCAACTAAGCACAATGTAGAAGAGAATATGACTAGCATCCGCGGGCAGGTTCAGGTGTATTACGAGAGGAATCAGGAGCAGGCCAGACAAAGACTGCAGATGATGCTGCAGAGCAGCCGGGACGAGATGCAGCAGCAGCTTGCTCCTTATGAAGCCTTGCAGCAGACCGTATCTCAGTTATATGAAGAGTTAAAGGATATTCAACTTCCGAGGACTGCAGTTATTAACGATTAA
- a CDS encoding dynamin family protein yields the protein METEWMKEQYEDRKQGVLALLQQTQEYYTGIGMEDEALAFETLHDHLEKGLFSIVVVGEFSAGKSTFLNALMGDKYLPSFTNETTATVNFLRHKNAGQEGYGSAVYYKDRNREPQFSDAAPETIERFVSTKSDLHVADEIDRVELFLDSKFLGDGVMLVDSPGLNGVAEGHKEITETQIEKSHACIFMFSAEQPGRKTDFEFLTHLRSKVDTVILVLNKIDVVKPNEQSVEDVMDNLRANYHSFFPDQPFPEIFPVAAYPGLVARSTKQLSYQGKDHHSTEEKQQYLTLSRMEGFEQRLWKFLTQGEKTRQQLYAPVDRVKKLLAIRLKEVNGLKQDLSESADTNSIVLELALLEEEIRQVEESIAEKKQSLFQEINQIVKDTRVLLSSRTRDMKQRLIKDVHEWTDLDQVQQDVEQFNSKIVKQYNLLAQSVYHSFMDEFTELLHGQYREYQQEIEREMSERHEGARFQLQGQLETDSFDFYFGLDEYRTQKESFEQELEKIEGQSNQAMDERLQADGLRSRKLELEEKLDVLKQREQAYLAALGPRPVAGRIAEEYTQKVGRGGLLGSIGDLLIGKKEVTRIDYRTDDQARRDHDILIAKAEQKFNQEADELNLRLQSTADPQKSPEQYRQTLAQLEKLTVKKRMEQEKFEKDFKEQFQRKHATALRKVRNEIEEFIDNMEKEIDELFVKELRSQRSQLCDIAADIIQTNLQQLIQQKQKQLMLRKQQLESSVDEKEILVQQCEQEIESIQRLLENAVSLITELDTMEIDMISAETLQYTAH from the coding sequence GTGGAGACCGAATGGATGAAGGAGCAGTACGAGGACAGGAAACAGGGTGTTCTGGCACTGCTGCAGCAAACACAGGAGTACTATACAGGAATAGGGATGGAGGATGAGGCACTGGCATTTGAAACCCTGCACGATCATCTGGAAAAAGGTCTCTTTTCTATAGTTGTGGTAGGAGAGTTCAGTGCGGGGAAATCCACTTTTCTGAATGCGCTTATGGGGGACAAGTACCTTCCCTCGTTTACCAATGAAACTACAGCTACGGTTAATTTTTTGCGGCATAAGAACGCAGGGCAGGAAGGTTATGGATCAGCGGTCTATTACAAAGACCGTAACCGGGAACCGCAATTTTCTGATGCAGCGCCCGAGACCATTGAACGGTTTGTAAGCACAAAGAGCGATCTGCATGTCGCAGATGAAATCGACCGGGTCGAGCTTTTTCTGGATTCAAAGTTTCTGGGTGATGGGGTCATGCTCGTTGACAGTCCAGGACTGAACGGGGTAGCTGAAGGGCACAAAGAGATTACCGAAACACAAATCGAGAAGTCCCATGCCTGTATCTTCATGTTCTCTGCAGAGCAGCCTGGTCGCAAGACGGATTTTGAATTCCTGACCCATCTAAGATCCAAGGTGGATACGGTCATTCTGGTTCTGAATAAAATTGATGTAGTGAAGCCTAATGAACAGTCGGTAGAGGACGTGATGGACAATTTGCGGGCGAACTACCACAGCTTTTTCCCGGACCAGCCGTTTCCAGAGATTTTTCCGGTTGCGGCCTATCCCGGACTGGTCGCCAGAAGCACTAAACAGCTGAGCTATCAGGGAAAGGACCACCATTCAACGGAAGAGAAGCAGCAATACCTCACCCTTTCAAGGATGGAAGGTTTCGAGCAGCGTTTGTGGAAGTTCCTCACTCAGGGAGAGAAGACACGCCAGCAGTTGTATGCGCCGGTCGACAGGGTGAAGAAGCTTCTTGCCATCCGGCTGAAGGAGGTCAACGGGCTTAAGCAGGATCTGTCGGAGTCTGCTGACACGAACAGCATTGTGCTGGAGCTTGCACTGCTCGAGGAAGAAATCCGCCAAGTGGAAGAGAGCATTGCTGAGAAGAAGCAGAGCCTGTTCCAGGAGATTAATCAGATTGTAAAGGATACCCGTGTTCTGCTTAGCAGCCGTACCCGTGATATGAAGCAGCGTCTGATTAAGGATGTCCATGAATGGACGGACCTGGATCAGGTGCAGCAGGATGTGGAGCAGTTTAACAGTAAAATTGTTAAGCAGTATAACCTGCTTGCCCAAAGCGTATATCACTCGTTCATGGATGAATTCACTGAATTACTTCACGGCCAGTATCGGGAGTATCAGCAGGAGATTGAACGTGAGATGTCAGAACGGCATGAAGGAGCCAGATTCCAGCTGCAGGGGCAGCTTGAAACGGATTCATTTGATTTCTACTTCGGCCTGGACGAGTATCGTACACAAAAAGAAAGTTTTGAGCAGGAGCTGGAAAAGATTGAGGGCCAGAGCAATCAGGCTATGGATGAAAGACTTCAGGCCGACGGGCTGCGGTCCCGGAAACTTGAGCTGGAGGAGAAGCTGGATGTTCTCAAGCAACGGGAACAGGCCTATCTGGCTGCCCTCGGGCCCCGGCCTGTAGCCGGCCGGATTGCCGAGGAATACACACAGAAAGTAGGAAGGGGCGGGCTTTTAGGTTCAATCGGAGATCTGCTGATCGGCAAGAAGGAAGTTACAAGAATAGATTACAGAACAGACGATCAGGCCCGCCGCGATCACGATATCCTGATAGCGAAGGCCGAGCAGAAGTTTAATCAGGAAGCCGATGAGCTGAATTTAAGATTGCAGTCCACGGCTGATCCGCAGAAGAGTCCGGAGCAATACCGCCAAACCTTGGCGCAACTGGAGAAGCTCACCGTGAAGAAACGGATGGAACAGGAAAAGTTCGAAAAGGATTTCAAAGAGCAGTTTCAGCGGAAACATGCGACTGCCTTGCGCAAGGTTCGCAACGAAATCGAAGAATTTATTGATAACATGGAGAAGGAGATTGATGAGCTGTTTGTCAAGGAGCTCCGCAGCCAGCGGAGCCAGTTATGCGACATTGCCGCTGATATTATCCAGACCAACCTTCAGCAGCTGATTCAACAGAAGCAGAAACAGTTAATGCTGCGCAAGCAGCAGCTGGAATCTTCAGTGGATGAGAAGGAAATCCTGGTTCAGCAATGTGAACAGGAGATAGAATCCATTCAACGCCTGCTGGAGAATGCGGTCTCTCTGATAACAGAGCTTGATACGATGGAGATCGATATGATATCTGCTGAAACTTTGCAGTATACAGCCCATTAG
- a CDS encoding SDR family oxidoreductase: protein MSDQFTVQDPTTQYQKATEEFEQQQPAPGLETEMVPKPDDGAQTYKGSGRLTGRKAVVTGADSGIGRATAIAFAREGADVVLAYMPEEEADAREVVKLVEEAGRKAVAMPGDLKDEQYCEQLIATAVKELGGIDILANIAGMQQFVTDIADLTTEQFDATFKTNVYSLFWLCKAAIKHMKPGSTIINTSSIQAYTPAPILLDYATTKSAINTFSKSLAQQVAEKGIRVNVVAPGPVWTPLQISGGQPVEALKDFGAKTPLARPGQPAEMAPAYVFLASQESSYVSGETLNANGGMPTP from the coding sequence ATGAGCGATCAATTTACGGTTCAAGACCCTACCACACAATATCAGAAGGCCACAGAGGAATTCGAGCAGCAGCAGCCTGCCCCCGGACTAGAAACGGAGATGGTTCCGAAACCGGATGACGGCGCGCAAACTTATAAAGGCAGCGGACGGCTGACCGGACGCAAAGCGGTAGTGACCGGAGCGGACAGCGGAATCGGCAGGGCGACGGCGATTGCTTTTGCCCGTGAAGGTGCTGACGTTGTCCTTGCCTATATGCCGGAGGAAGAAGCGGATGCGCGCGAAGTGGTTAAGCTCGTAGAGGAAGCCGGACGCAAGGCGGTAGCCATGCCGGGTGATCTCAAGGATGAACAGTACTGTGAGCAGCTGATTGCTACTGCGGTAAAAGAGCTTGGCGGCATTGATATTCTGGCGAATATCGCCGGTATGCAGCAATTCGTAACCGATATTGCTGATCTGACGACAGAGCAATTTGATGCTACGTTTAAGACCAACGTCTACTCGCTGTTCTGGCTCTGCAAGGCAGCAATTAAGCATATGAAGCCAGGCAGCACAATTATCAACACATCTTCGATTCAGGCCTATACGCCTGCACCGATCCTGCTGGACTATGCAACAACGAAATCAGCGATTAATACCTTCAGTAAATCACTTGCCCAGCAGGTGGCTGAAAAAGGGATCCGCGTCAACGTTGTGGCCCCTGGCCCAGTATGGACCCCGCTGCAGATCAGCGGCGGCCAGCCGGTAGAAGCGCTGAAGGACTTCGGCGCCAAGACACCGCTTGCCCGTCCGGGACAGCCGGCCGAAATGGCACCAGCGTACGTGTTCCTGGCCAGCCAGGAATCCAGCTATGTCAGCGGTGAGACGCTGAATGCGAACGGCGGTATGCCAACACCGTAA
- a CDS encoding FtsX-like permease family protein, which translates to MKKQALWKDIFREIGHTKARFISIFAIIMLGVCFFSGIKAAGPDMLDTAGTFFQEKQLMDLKVQSTLGLREDELTLLKDVPGVAELQPGYSSDVFAGDNGAILKVFSYNPDNALNQYRLMDGHLPEQSGEIVLDDLLAGEYALGDKITFSGNGTDADLSESFGTLEYTVVGFARSPQFIEKNNRGTSTIGKGTTDAFAIIAEEDFKLPVYTEAYLSFKDTSGVKAYSAEYETLLEQHTEAVEQAMAGVPEARLSELRAEGEAELAKGRAELEAAEKQLAQAAGQLTEEQRQAQAGAGSEAAEQLEAARAKLAEGEQQLAALTLPKIYVTDRNANPGYSEYKDNADRLSAIASVFPVFFFLIAALVSLTTMTRMVEEHRLQIGTLKALGYGNRDIMAKFLVYGTLASLAGSAVGLAVGFTLLPSIIFDAYSSLYNLPGLIKSFYPSFSIISIIVALVCTTLTAWFAARVELRGNASVLMRPKAPKGGQRILLERITFIWRRLSFVQKVTARNLFRYKQRMFMTVFGVAGCTALILTGFGLKDSIGSIAPKQFGVIMKYDALVALHTDATAEAQQSYEQLISGETAITGALDVAQETMTARAAGVNDQDVYLFIPESADSLSDYVSLQDRSTGEARELTDEGVMISEKLAKLYGLKAGDTLTLADSKNEPFDLQITGITENYVMHYAYMTPAYYTSVFGKEPVFNTSLLNYNAPDSTWEEQFGEKLTANAHVAAVSFSSSVGTAFDDTMKSMDVVTLVLIVSAAALAFVVLYNLTNINVSERIRELSTIKVLGFYDNEVTMYIYRENILLTLLGIIGGSGLGIVLHSFVLQTAELDATMFAPVIEWPSYIYAAVLTMLFSGIVMAFMHIKLKRIHMIEALKSVE; encoded by the coding sequence ATGAAAAAACAGGCCTTATGGAAGGATATCTTCCGGGAGATCGGGCATACCAAGGCCCGTTTTATTTCGATTTTTGCAATTATTATGCTGGGTGTCTGCTTCTTCTCGGGGATTAAGGCAGCCGGACCGGATATGCTGGATACCGCCGGTACTTTTTTCCAAGAAAAACAGCTGATGGACCTGAAGGTACAGAGTACACTTGGCCTGAGGGAAGATGAGCTTACACTGCTGAAGGATGTTCCGGGGGTTGCCGAACTGCAGCCTGGTTATAGTTCCGATGTGTTCGCCGGTGATAACGGTGCCATTCTTAAGGTATTCTCGTACAACCCGGACAATGCGCTCAATCAGTACCGCCTGATGGACGGCCATCTGCCGGAGCAATCCGGGGAGATTGTGCTGGATGATCTGCTGGCCGGAGAGTATGCCCTTGGCGACAAAATTACATTCAGCGGAAACGGTACGGATGCGGATCTGTCTGAAAGCTTCGGAACACTGGAGTATACGGTGGTTGGTTTCGCCCGCAGTCCCCAGTTCATTGAGAAAAACAACCGCGGCACCAGTACGATCGGCAAAGGCACGACAGATGCGTTCGCCATCATTGCCGAAGAGGACTTCAAGCTGCCGGTCTATACGGAAGCGTACCTGTCTTTCAAGGATACTTCCGGGGTAAAAGCTTACAGTGCGGAGTATGAGACGCTGCTGGAGCAGCACACGGAGGCCGTGGAGCAGGCGATGGCGGGCGTGCCCGAAGCGCGGCTCTCGGAGCTGCGCGCTGAAGGGGAAGCGGAGCTCGCCAAGGGCCGTGCGGAGCTGGAAGCCGCCGAGAAGCAGCTCGCGCAGGCGGCCGGCCAGCTGACGGAAGAGCAGCGGCAGGCCCAGGCGGGAGCAGGCAGCGAGGCTGCTGAACAGCTGGAGGCAGCCAGAGCGAAGCTGGCTGAAGGGGAGCAGCAGCTGGCGGCGCTTACGCTGCCGAAGATTTATGTTACGGACCGGAATGCCAATCCGGGATATTCCGAATACAAAGACAATGCCGACCGGCTGTCGGCGATTGCCAGCGTGTTTCCGGTGTTCTTTTTCCTGATTGCGGCGCTGGTCAGCCTGACAACCATGACGCGGATGGTCGAGGAGCACCGGCTGCAGATCGGGACACTGAAGGCGCTCGGCTACGGCAACCGTGACATTATGGCCAAGTTTCTGGTATACGGCACGCTTGCCAGCCTCGCGGGATCAGCCGTTGGTTTAGCGGTAGGGTTCACGCTGCTGCCGTCCATTATATTTGATGCTTACAGCTCGCTTTACAATCTGCCGGGTCTGATCAAGAGCTTCTATCCGTCCTTTTCCATTATTTCCATTATAGTAGCGCTGGTCTGCACTACCCTTACAGCCTGGTTCGCTGCCCGGGTGGAGCTGCGCGGAAATGCCTCTGTTCTGATGCGGCCTAAGGCGCCAAAGGGCGGCCAGCGGATACTGCTGGAACGGATCACTTTTATCTGGAGACGGCTGAGCTTTGTACAGAAGGTAACGGCCCGCAATCTGTTCCGCTACAAGCAGCGGATGTTCATGACCGTATTCGGGGTAGCAGGCTGTACAGCGCTGATCCTGACCGGCTTCGGGCTCAAGGATTCGATCGGCAGCATCGCACCGAAGCAGTTCGGCGTTATTATGAAATACGATGCACTGGTAGCGCTGCATACCGATGCCACAGCAGAAGCACAGCAGTCCTATGAGCAGCTGATCAGCGGCGAGACTGCTATTACCGGGGCACTGGATGTGGCCCAAGAGACGATGACTGCACGGGCAGCCGGTGTTAATGATCAGGATGTGTATTTGTTTATCCCGGAATCTGCGGATTCCCTGTCTGATTATGTGTCGCTGCAGGACCGCAGCACGGGCGAAGCCCGGGAGCTTACCGATGAAGGCGTGATGATCTCGGAGAAGCTGGCCAAACTGTACGGGCTTAAAGCGGGAGACACCCTGACCCTGGCGGACAGCAAAAATGAGCCGTTCGACCTTCAGATCACGGGAATCACCGAAAACTATGTAATGCATTATGCGTATATGACCCCGGCGTACTACACTTCCGTATTCGGGAAAGAGCCGGTATTCAACACCTCTTTGCTGAACTATAACGCACCAGACAGTACCTGGGAGGAGCAGTTCGGAGAAAAGCTGACCGCAAACGCACACGTAGCCGCAGTCAGCTTCTCCAGCAGCGTCGGAACGGCTTTTGACGATACGATGAAAAGCATGGACGTGGTCACACTGGTGCTGATCGTCTCTGCAGCAGCGCTGGCCTTCGTCGTACTGTATAATCTGACCAACATCAATGTGTCCGAACGGATCCGCGAGCTCTCGACGATCAAGGTGCTCGGATTCTATGACAATGAGGTTACAATGTACATCTACCGTGAAAATATCCTGCTGACCCTGCTCGGCATTATCGGCGGCTCAGGTCTTGGCATTGTGCTGCACAGCTTTGTCCTGCAGACGGCCGAGCTGGATGCGACGATGTTCGCCCCGGTTATCGAGTGGCCGAGTTATATTTATGCGGCTGTATTGACCATGCTGTTCTCGGGCATTGTTATGGCCTTCATGCACATCAAGCTCAAAAGGATTCATATGATCGAGGCGCTGAAGTCGGTGGAATAG